In a genomic window of Paracoccaceae bacterium:
- a CDS encoding enoyl-CoA hydratase family protein, translated as MPEHFNLERKGTVTVVSLNRPERKNPLTFESYAELRDWFRDLQYDDDTTAVVIASNGGNFSSGGDVHDIIGPLVSMEMKGLLRFTRMTGDLVKAMLHCGKPIISAVDGVCVGAGAIIAMASDMRLGTAEAKTAFLFSRVGLAGCDMGACAMLPRIIGQGRAAELLFTGRVMSADEGERWGFFNRLVPVEKLLPEALTLAQKISEGPNFAHMMTKTMLNQEWSMTLDQAIEAEAQAQAICMQTQDFRRAYDAFVSKEKPVFEGD; from the coding sequence ATGCCTGAGCATTTCAACCTTGAGCGCAAAGGCACGGTAACAGTTGTTTCCTTAAACAGGCCTGAACGAAAAAATCCACTGACGTTCGAAAGCTACGCCGAATTGCGTGATTGGTTCCGTGATCTACAGTATGACGATGACACCACGGCTGTTGTCATCGCGTCAAATGGCGGTAATTTTTCGTCAGGCGGCGACGTGCATGACATCATCGGCCCATTGGTCAGCATGGAAATGAAAGGGTTGTTGCGTTTTACGCGCATGACCGGTGATCTTGTCAAAGCGATGCTGCATTGCGGGAAACCGATAATTTCAGCTGTCGATGGTGTTTGTGTGGGTGCAGGCGCAATCATCGCCATGGCGTCCGATATGCGTTTGGGGACAGCGGAGGCAAAAACCGCTTTTCTATTCTCCCGCGTCGGACTGGCCGGGTGTGATATGGGGGCCTGTGCGATGCTGCCGCGGATCATTGGCCAAGGGCGCGCGGCGGAACTTCTTTTTACGGGGCGCGTTATGAGCGCTGATGAAGGGGAGCGCTGGGGCTTCTTCAACCGACTTGTGCCCGTTGAAAAATTACTCCCTGAGGCTCTGACCTTAGCGCAAAAAATCTCTGAAGGCCCGAATTTCGCTCATATGATGACCAAGACAATGCTCAATCAGGAATGGTCAATGACGTTGGATCAGGCGATAGAGGCGGAAGCACAGGCGCAGGCGATTTGTATGCAAACGCAGGATTTCCGCCGTGCCTATGATGCGTTTGTGTCCAAGGAAAAGCCGGTTTTTGAGGGGGATTAG
- a CDS encoding MarR family transcriptional regulator: MSETSDIPSDLSKDRLRVWLRMLKVTRMIEAELRERMRQAWDITLPRFDVMAALRRAEDGMKMSDLSGVLRVSNGNVTGIVDRLEADGLVARKSVKGDRRAMHVLLTPDGRRKFDEMASVHELWVDELFSPIGAQGLNTVQTRLTRISDKLEGNV; the protein is encoded by the coding sequence GTGAGTGAAACAAGCGATATCCCGTCTGATCTGAGCAAAGACCGACTGCGTGTTTGGCTTAGAATGCTGAAAGTTACACGGATGATCGAGGCTGAGTTGCGTGAACGCATGCGCCAGGCTTGGGATATTACCCTACCCCGGTTTGACGTCATGGCCGCGCTCCGGCGTGCAGAGGATGGTATGAAAATGAGTGATCTGTCCGGTGTCCTGCGCGTTTCCAACGGGAACGTCACCGGTATTGTTGACCGCTTGGAGGCGGACGGGTTGGTTGCCCGCAAAAGCGTCAAGGGGGACAGACGCGCGATGCATGTGCTGCTCACACCCGACGGGCGCCGGAAGTTTGATGAAATGGCCTCTGTGCATGAGCTTTGGGTCGACGAGTTGTTTTCACCGATCGGTGCGCAGGGCCTCAATACGGTACAAACCCGATTGACGCGTATCTCGGACAAGCTTGAGGGGAACGTATGA
- a CDS encoding SDR family NAD(P)-dependent oxidoreductase — translation MNDLSGKRALVTGGGTGVGAVIAKMLADQGARVWISGRRAAPLEAIASQNPHIRMVVGDVTQPQDCKAMIDAAADPDIVVANAGTSMSKPFHKMTPEDVQAMMSVNLFGVFNIFSAALSPMKSKGAGRLISVASTAGLKGYAYVSAYCAAKHAVIGLTRSLALELAETDITVNTVCPGFTETPMLRASIENIMVKTGRAQIEAERALSAANPQGRFVQPAEVADTVLWLAGSGAGAITGQSISISGGEVM, via the coding sequence ATGAACGATTTGTCAGGAAAACGCGCATTGGTTACTGGCGGCGGTACAGGTGTGGGCGCGGTAATCGCAAAGATGTTGGCCGATCAAGGTGCACGGGTCTGGATTTCGGGACGACGTGCCGCACCCTTAGAAGCAATCGCATCGCAGAACCCGCATATTCGTATGGTTGTCGGAGATGTTACTCAGCCTCAGGATTGCAAGGCGATGATCGACGCGGCGGCGGACCCCGACATCGTGGTTGCAAACGCGGGCACCTCGATGTCCAAACCTTTCCACAAGATGACACCTGAGGATGTGCAGGCGATGATGTCTGTCAATCTGTTTGGTGTGTTCAATATCTTTTCTGCCGCTCTTTCCCCGATGAAATCCAAGGGGGCAGGGCGGTTGATATCTGTGGCCTCCACTGCGGGATTAAAAGGATATGCCTATGTAAGCGCATATTGTGCCGCCAAACACGCAGTCATCGGATTAACGCGATCCCTTGCCCTGGAGCTGGCAGAAACAGACATCACCGTAAACACTGTCTGTCCGGGATTTACCGAAACGCCGATGCTGCGCGCTTCGATTGAAAATATCATGGTCAAAACCGGCCGTGCTCAAATAGAAGCCGAACGGGCTTTGAGCGCAGCCAACCCGCAGGGTCGGTTTGTACAACCCGCTGAGGTCGCCGACACGGTGTTATGGCTCGCAGGTTCAGGTGCTGGGGCGATCACGGGTCAATCTATTTCCATTTCCGGCGGAGAAGTCATGTGA
- a CDS encoding bifunctional salicylyl-CoA 5-hydroxylase/oxidoreductase translates to MKIACLGGGPAGLYFAISMKLRNPDHDVVILEQNKPDDTFGWGVVLSDETLSNLAENDPKSAEMIRAHFAYWDDIAVIHDGHHTVSSGHGFCGIGRKKLLLLLQERARELGVDMRFEAKVESAADLATSYDLIVASDGLNSRTRMEFQDQFKPDVDMRKCQFTWLGTQQKFDDAFTFIFEKTKHGWVWAHAYQFDPDTATFIVECSQDTYDKWGFAQMSKAASISACEEIFAKYLDGHVLMSNANHVRGSAWIKFPRVLCEKWHHQNIVLMGDAAATAHFSIGSGTKLALESAIALADYVTSETTLQDAFEKYEDERRVEVLKLQSAARNSLEWFEEVERYLDLDPVQFNYSLLTRSQRISHENLRDRDSEWLGSAEKWFQTQAGAGGNDPVRHPMFAPYAMRNMRLKNRIVVSPMAQYKAVEGDPTDWHLIHYAERAKGGAGLVYTEMTCVSETGRITPGCPGIYSDSQEAAWKRVVEFVHNETSAKICLQLGHSGPKGSTQVGWEEMDAPLSDGNWPLIAASDVAWSPRNATPRAMTRQDMDAVKAQFVEATRRGARAGFDMIELHAAHGYLISSFITPLQNKRDDIYGGSLENRLRYPLEVFDAMRAVWPEDRPMAVRISANDWVGDLGITPQEAVQIAGAFREHGVDICDVSAGQTSIDARPVYGRMFQTPFSDRIRNEAGVATMAVGNIFEPDHVNSILMAGRADLVCLARPHLADPYWTLHAATQLGDRHEKWPDPYHAGRDQAWRLAEKDALASEIKV, encoded by the coding sequence ATGAAAATCGCGTGTTTGGGCGGCGGTCCGGCGGGCCTCTATTTTGCGATATCCATGAAACTGCGCAACCCGGATCATGATGTCGTGATTTTGGAGCAGAACAAACCTGATGACACGTTCGGCTGGGGCGTTGTGCTGTCTGATGAAACACTCTCTAACCTTGCGGAAAACGACCCAAAGAGCGCGGAAATGATCCGCGCGCACTTTGCTTATTGGGACGATATCGCGGTGATTCACGATGGGCACCACACAGTCTCCTCCGGGCATGGATTCTGCGGGATCGGCCGGAAAAAACTGCTATTGCTTCTGCAGGAGCGTGCCCGGGAACTGGGTGTCGACATGCGGTTTGAAGCCAAAGTCGAAAGTGCCGCCGATCTGGCCACAAGCTATGATCTGATCGTCGCCTCAGACGGGTTGAACTCCCGCACACGGATGGAGTTTCAAGACCAGTTCAAGCCAGATGTAGACATGCGAAAATGCCAGTTCACATGGCTCGGCACGCAGCAAAAATTCGACGACGCGTTTACGTTTATTTTTGAGAAAACAAAACATGGCTGGGTCTGGGCTCACGCCTATCAATTCGACCCTGATACGGCGACATTCATCGTGGAGTGTTCACAAGACACCTATGACAAATGGGGCTTTGCGCAAATGTCCAAGGCAGCAAGCATCTCTGCTTGTGAAGAGATATTCGCCAAATACCTGGATGGTCATGTTTTGATGTCGAATGCCAATCACGTGCGTGGCTCTGCGTGGATCAAATTCCCCAGGGTGCTTTGTGAAAAATGGCATCATCAGAATATCGTTCTGATGGGGGATGCCGCGGCCACGGCCCATTTTTCCATTGGATCCGGTACCAAACTGGCGCTCGAATCCGCGATTGCCTTGGCCGATTATGTCACCAGCGAAACGACCCTGCAGGACGCCTTTGAGAAATATGAAGATGAACGCCGTGTCGAAGTCCTGAAATTGCAATCGGCCGCCCGAAATTCGCTTGAGTGGTTTGAGGAGGTTGAGCGTTATCTTGACCTCGACCCGGTGCAGTTCAATTATTCGCTGCTGACGCGCTCGCAACGGATTAGCCATGAAAACCTGCGCGATCGGGATTCAGAATGGCTTGGATCGGCCGAAAAGTGGTTTCAGACGCAGGCGGGCGCCGGGGGCAACGATCCTGTGCGCCATCCCATGTTTGCACCTTATGCCATGCGCAACATGCGCCTGAAAAATCGGATCGTGGTTTCCCCCATGGCGCAATACAAGGCCGTGGAGGGTGATCCCACCGATTGGCATCTGATCCATTACGCGGAGCGGGCCAAAGGGGGCGCCGGTCTTGTCTATACAGAAATGACATGTGTGAGTGAGACGGGGCGCATCACGCCGGGGTGCCCGGGGATCTATTCAGACAGCCAGGAAGCCGCATGGAAGCGGGTCGTTGAGTTCGTGCATAACGAAACTTCTGCCAAGATCTGCCTTCAACTGGGTCATTCGGGCCCAAAAGGGTCGACGCAGGTAGGGTGGGAGGAAATGGACGCGCCGCTTTCTGATGGAAACTGGCCTTTGATTGCTGCCTCTGATGTGGCCTGGTCCCCTAGAAACGCGACACCACGTGCGATGACACGACAGGACATGGACGCGGTGAAGGCACAATTTGTGGAGGCTACCCGCCGTGGTGCGCGCGCAGGATTTGATATGATTGAGTTGCATGCAGCCCATGGGTATCTGATATCAAGCTTCATTACGCCGCTGCAAAACAAACGAGACGACATCTACGGGGGGTCTCTTGAAAACCGCCTGCGTTACCCGCTTGAGGTGTTTGACGCCATGCGTGCCGTGTGGCCTGAGGACCGTCCAATGGCTGTACGCATTTCTGCCAATGACTGGGTCGGCGATCTGGGTATCACCCCGCAAGAGGCGGTTCAAATTGCCGGTGCATTTCGTGAGCATGGCGTGGACATCTGCGATGTTTCCGCAGGCCAAACGTCAATTGACGCGCGACCTGTCTATGGGCGTATGTTCCAGACACCTTTCTCGGATCGAATTCGCAACGAAGCTGGCGTGGCGACAATGGCCGTCGGGAATATCTTTGAACCAGATCATGTTAACTCCATCCTGATGGCGGGCCGGGCTGATCTGGTGTGTCTGGCGCGACCGCATTTGGCGGATCCGTATTGGACCCTACATGCGGCTACGCAGTTAGGGGATCGCCACGAAAAATGGCCTGACCCTTACCATGCTGGCCGGGATCAGGCCTGGCGTTTGGCGGAAAAAGACGCCCTCGCATCAGAGATTAAAGTATGA
- a CDS encoding thioesterase family protein, whose translation MAQRFQHKIKVLFQHCDPAGIVFYPRYFEMVNQTVEEWHEVGLQHSFSQMHLESGYGVPTVSIGAEFTAPSHMGDVLTWSLEVTKLGRTSAHLKIVAMCAEQLRMTATPVLVSVHMATGRPVPWSDAIRARMETYLIALK comes from the coding sequence ATGGCTCAAAGATTTCAACACAAGATCAAGGTTCTGTTTCAGCACTGCGATCCCGCAGGCATCGTTTTCTATCCGCGATATTTTGAGATGGTAAATCAGACTGTTGAGGAATGGCACGAGGTGGGACTGCAGCATTCATTCTCGCAAATGCATCTCGAATCTGGTTACGGCGTCCCGACGGTATCCATCGGCGCAGAGTTCACCGCGCCCAGCCACATGGGGGACGTTCTGACATGGTCGCTGGAGGTAACCAAACTGGGTCGCACGTCGGCCCATTTGAAAATTGTGGCGATGTGTGCGGAACAATTGCGCATGACGGCGACTCCGGTTCTTGTGTCGGTGCACATGGCCACAGGACGTCCGGTGCCATGGTCAGACGCCATCCGCGCGCGCATGGAAACATATTTGATCGCTCTCAAATAA
- the cueR gene encoding Cu(I)-responsive transcriptional regulator — MNISDVSRRIGLPVKTIRYYEDIGLIAPARAGNGYRHFSDSDLHKLAFLGRARSLGFGIEACRGLLRLYNDQTRASSDVKALAQEHLNEIDQKITELEEMRKTLSHLIDACAGNDRPDCPILADLASET, encoded by the coding sequence ATGAATATTTCAGACGTGTCCAGACGCATCGGGCTGCCGGTGAAAACCATCCGTTACTATGAAGATATCGGGTTGATCGCCCCGGCACGTGCGGGAAATGGGTACAGGCATTTTTCAGACTCTGATCTGCATAAGTTGGCGTTCTTGGGACGCGCACGGTCTTTAGGGTTTGGGATCGAAGCCTGCCGCGGCTTGTTGAGGCTTTACAACGATCAAACAAGAGCAAGCTCTGATGTAAAAGCATTGGCGCAGGAACATTTGAATGAGATTGATCAGAAGATAACCGAACTCGAGGAAATGCGCAAAACGCTGTCTCATCTGATCGACGCTTGCGCGGGGAATGATCGTCCAGACTGTCCCATTCTTGCCGACCTTGCATCGGAGACCTAA
- a CDS encoding heavy metal translocating P-type ATPase: MLDSHTVTLSVEKMSCASCVGRVDRALAAVPGVMDVSVNLATEEATVSLDGAHTDAQSLISAVTKAGYPATLVHTRDLKKTNEKRETMAHDLGKQTLIAALLAAPVVVLEMGAHMIAGFHHLIMQTIGIETSWWIQFVLTTVLLAGPGRHFYATGFAALFKRAPDMNSLVALGTSAAYGFSVCVLFLPHLLPADAQAVYFEAAAVIVVFILLGRWLEARAKGRTGAAIKSLLGLRPKTARVICDGKEKTVPVEDIAVGDFILLRPGERIPVDADVTEGTSHVDESMITGEPLPVEKSLGGAVTAGTINGTGSLILVATRVGEDTILSGIVRMVQDAQGAKLPIQALVDRVTLWFVPVVLLLAASTVLLWLVFGPAPVFSHALVAGVAVLIIACPCAMGLATPTSIMVATGRAAELGVLFRKGDALQSLAAVDLIAFDKTGTLTRGKPELSMLETVDGWNNTDLLRLIASVEARAEHPIANAILDAAETEGIKLENATEVSALGGMGVTGQVCGRQVIVGTARLMQKHSVDVAGFNAQAELMARSGATVFFAAIDEQLAGLIAVSDQIKPNAAATIDALRSQGIDVAMITGDREETAQAVGREIGVNHIISGVMPAGKVAAMDRLRATHPKVAFVGDGINDAPVLASADVGIAIGTGTDIAIGAADVVLMSGDLSGVSTALKLSRATMRNIKQNLFWAFGYNTALIPVAAGVLYASYGLLLSPELAAGAMALSSLFVLSNALRLRGLNRTAT, encoded by the coding sequence GTGCTTGATTCACATACAGTAACGCTAAGCGTTGAAAAGATGTCGTGCGCGTCCTGTGTTGGGCGCGTCGACAGGGCTTTGGCGGCTGTGCCGGGCGTGATGGACGTCTCGGTCAATCTTGCCACGGAAGAGGCCACCGTATCGCTTGACGGCGCCCATACGGATGCGCAGTCCCTGATCTCTGCTGTGACAAAAGCGGGATATCCGGCAACGCTCGTTCATACGCGTGATCTAAAGAAGACCAACGAAAAGCGTGAAACCATGGCGCACGATCTGGGCAAGCAAACCTTGATTGCCGCGCTCTTGGCCGCACCGGTTGTGGTGCTTGAGATGGGTGCGCATATGATCGCCGGATTTCACCACCTCATCATGCAAACCATTGGAATCGAAACCAGCTGGTGGATTCAATTCGTACTGACAACGGTCCTCCTTGCGGGTCCGGGGCGACATTTCTACGCCACAGGCTTCGCAGCGCTTTTCAAGCGCGCGCCGGATATGAATAGTCTTGTGGCCTTGGGAACTTCTGCGGCCTATGGCTTTTCGGTCTGTGTACTGTTTCTGCCGCATCTCCTTCCAGCAGATGCCCAAGCTGTCTATTTCGAGGCGGCAGCGGTCATTGTGGTTTTCATCCTTTTGGGCAGATGGCTGGAAGCGCGCGCCAAGGGGCGCACGGGTGCTGCGATCAAGTCACTTCTGGGTCTACGGCCGAAAACAGCGCGCGTCATATGCGACGGCAAAGAGAAAACCGTCCCCGTCGAGGACATCGCCGTGGGAGACTTTATTCTGCTGCGGCCGGGAGAACGCATACCTGTGGACGCAGACGTGACCGAGGGCACAAGCCATGTCGATGAAAGCATGATCACAGGTGAACCGCTTCCGGTTGAAAAATCGCTGGGCGGTGCCGTAACTGCCGGGACAATCAATGGTACGGGCAGCCTGATACTTGTGGCCACGCGCGTGGGTGAGGATACTATTCTCTCTGGAATTGTGCGCATGGTTCAGGACGCGCAGGGCGCAAAACTCCCGATACAGGCTCTGGTGGACCGGGTGACACTCTGGTTTGTGCCGGTTGTTCTATTGCTGGCCGCGTCCACTGTTTTGCTGTGGCTTGTTTTTGGACCTGCGCCGGTTTTCTCCCATGCGCTGGTTGCTGGCGTTGCGGTCTTGATCATCGCCTGCCCCTGCGCGATGGGATTGGCAACGCCGACTTCTATTATGGTGGCTACAGGTCGTGCAGCCGAACTGGGCGTGTTGTTTCGCAAGGGTGACGCTTTGCAATCCCTGGCCGCAGTCGATCTGATTGCTTTTGACAAGACCGGAACCCTGACCCGTGGCAAGCCGGAATTGAGCATGCTTGAGACGGTTGACGGATGGAATAATACGGATCTCTTGCGGTTGATTGCCAGTGTCGAAGCCCGCGCCGAACACCCGATTGCAAATGCAATTTTGGACGCTGCCGAAACAGAAGGCATCAAATTGGAGAACGCGACTGAGGTTTCGGCGCTGGGTGGAATGGGCGTTACAGGGCAGGTTTGCGGACGCCAAGTGATCGTCGGAACAGCGCGCCTGATGCAAAAACACAGCGTTGACGTGGCAGGTTTCAACGCTCAGGCTGAGTTGATGGCGCGATCCGGAGCGACAGTGTTTTTTGCCGCGATTGATGAACAGCTGGCGGGGCTGATCGCGGTCTCCGATCAGATCAAACCGAATGCCGCGGCCACCATTGATGCACTCAGGTCGCAAGGCATCGACGTTGCCATGATCACCGGAGACAGGGAAGAAACCGCACAGGCGGTTGGCCGGGAAATAGGTGTCAATCACATCATTTCGGGTGTCATGCCCGCGGGCAAGGTGGCAGCAATGGATCGCCTGCGGGCAACACACCCAAAGGTCGCGTTTGTCGGCGACGGGATCAACGACGCGCCTGTGCTTGCTTCGGCTGATGTCGGTATCGCAATTGGTACAGGAACGGACATCGCGATTGGCGCGGCTGACGTGGTGTTGATGTCGGGGGACCTGAGCGGAGTATCGACGGCATTGAAACTGTCCAGGGCCACAATGCGGAACATCAAACAGAACCTGTTCTGGGCCTTTGGGTATAACACTGCCCTGATTCCGGTGGCGGCGGGTGTTTTATATGCAAGCTATGGCCTCTTGTTGTCTCCGGAACTGGCGGCGGGGGCGATGGCCCTATCCAGCCTCTTCGTACTCAGCAACGCTTTGCGGTTGCGCGGCTTGAACAGGACGGCGACATGA
- a CDS encoding heme biosynthesis HemY N-terminal domain-containing protein, whose translation MLWSLIKIVLFVVAVAALALGAGYLLESEGGVQVTVMGSEYTFSPIQSVIAVIVLVVGVWILLKLLSLLLATWRFLAGDETALSRYFDRNRERKGFDALSEGLMALASGEGRVAMAKAAKADKYLNKPSLTNLLTAQAAEMAGDRRKAEETYKKLVADDATRFVGVRGIMKQKLADGDTETALQLAERAFAIKPKHEEVQDVLLKLQAQNEDWSGARETLSAKLKHGSLPRDVHKRRDAVLALSEAKDIIDDGNSIETQEKAIEANKLSPDLIPAAVMAAQSYIEKGKPRLATRLLTKAWETSPHPDLAAAFAAIAPDETPPQRIKRFVGLTRMNIDDPETRMLLAELHIANEDFPEARRALGNLVETDPTARSVTLMAAIERGAGAEDSVVRGWLARALSVPRGPQWICDNCQHIHGEWAPMCENCDSFDTLAWKNPPTSEVVMPGGVQMLPLIVGALEKDSDAPANNADVSISDSIEDAEILPPDSENQETAKQA comes from the coding sequence ATGCTTTGGTCCTTGATTAAAATAGTCCTTTTTGTTGTCGCTGTTGCAGCGCTGGCGCTTGGGGCAGGATACCTGTTGGAAAGCGAAGGCGGTGTTCAGGTCACCGTGATGGGCAGTGAATACACATTCAGTCCGATCCAGTCCGTGATCGCGGTAATTGTATTGGTCGTTGGCGTCTGGATTCTTTTGAAATTACTGTCACTGCTCTTGGCAACATGGCGGTTTCTGGCGGGCGATGAGACAGCCCTGTCGCGGTATTTCGATCGAAACCGCGAGCGCAAAGGTTTTGATGCCTTGTCTGAGGGGTTGATGGCTTTGGCAAGTGGAGAGGGTCGCGTGGCAATGGCCAAAGCGGCCAAGGCGGACAAATACCTTAATAAACCCAGTTTGACGAATCTTTTGACCGCTCAAGCGGCCGAGATGGCGGGCGATCGGCGCAAGGCGGAAGAAACCTACAAGAAGCTCGTGGCCGACGATGCAACCCGGTTTGTTGGTGTGCGCGGCATCATGAAACAAAAGCTGGCAGATGGTGACACAGAGACTGCATTGCAATTGGCGGAGCGTGCTTTTGCGATCAAACCCAAGCATGAAGAAGTACAAGATGTCCTGTTGAAATTGCAGGCCCAGAACGAAGATTGGTCTGGTGCCCGCGAGACGCTCAGTGCCAAACTCAAGCACGGCAGTCTGCCGCGCGATGTTCATAAACGCCGGGATGCGGTGCTTGCATTGTCAGAGGCAAAGGACATCATCGACGATGGCAATTCCATCGAGACGCAGGAAAAGGCAATCGAGGCCAACAAGCTTTCGCCCGATCTTATTCCGGCGGCGGTGATGGCGGCCCAAAGCTACATCGAGAAGGGCAAACCCAGGTTGGCAACGCGGCTTCTGACGAAGGCATGGGAGACCTCACCGCACCCTGATCTGGCAGCGGCCTTTGCGGCCATTGCCCCGGACGAAACGCCGCCGCAACGGATCAAGCGATTTGTGGGGTTAACGCGCATGAACATAGATGATCCGGAAACGCGTATGCTGCTGGCGGAATTGCATATCGCCAACGAGGATTTCCCCGAAGCGCGTCGTGCGCTGGGCAATCTAGTGGAGACGGATCCGACGGCGCGGTCTGTGACCTTGATGGCGGCTATAGAACGTGGCGCAGGTGCAGAAGACTCGGTTGTGCGCGGTTGGCTGGCGCGTGCCTTGTCCGTCCCGCGCGGGCCTCAATGGATTTGCGACAATTGCCAGCACATCCACGGCGAATGGGCCCCCATGTGTGAAAACTGTGACAGCTTTGATACGCTGGCCTGGAAAAATCCGCCCACGTCCGAAGTGGTTATGCCCGGAGGCGTGCAAATGCTGCCTCTAATCGTTGGTGCGCTTGAGAAGGACAGTGATGCGCCCGCAAACAACGCGGATGTTTCCATCAGTGACAGCATCGAGGACGCGGAAATTCTACCCCCTGACTCGGAAAATCAGGAAACAGCGAAACAAGCCTAG